In Treponema sp. OMZ 798, the following proteins share a genomic window:
- a CDS encoding adenylate/guanylate cyclase domain-containing protein, with the protein MTAEKKRLFLGSIPFCFLFILLYLTNLFKPIYEQKIIDLEVKKGKVNIPAKTLSDSSLFSLSGDLYYTPNQFYSLKNSSEEVYVKVPGDFLSKDLGNVFGYGSYGLELYGMDPGTIYAIHVPHIFSSCSIVINGIDLESQGQPGIDRETESPGTRSSQIAFRPLKDGTANIVINVSNFFNNKGYISAPIILGEAAQIGTMFREDLIFYGMIFAVTFSVALFFFMLSFFHKSSSFVIWFALTSMVLAWRGIFFYPHIFVILFPNTPWLFNFIMRYVTVPLPIILFTVFISTALKLRYKIPYIIILSVSVLYAVSTIVLPPEVSTFLLVYYQIFALFCVSYIIIIAIIGLKKKKEFSVWIFIATSVLFLFGVYDLLVSLGIIPGEFFIQIGTVFAVIILSIMVLDDYSASIKKIEDLSVEMKLINRSLIRFVPDQIVELLNKKSITDVKLGDSVELTMPILSIDIRSFTHTSEKLAPNQVFELLNEYFALVAPIVRKYNGVITKYLGDGFFALFPDGANAALLCGIAIQKAIRNNSIAAPNSSPLRIGIGIDMGDILLGTIGNSTRMDSIIISNSYHVAEVLQESTKKYSSCIIISDRIYEALNDISEHYIRPIQRVKNSSNKETFLYEVYDCDDDLIRDLKYSTQSYMESALKALSNEGLESAAKYFDKVLGIFPNDSVALYYKKIFEKISTR; encoded by the coding sequence ATGACAGCCGAAAAGAAAAGGTTATTTTTAGGTTCTATCCCTTTTTGTTTTTTATTTATTCTTTTGTATTTAACTAATTTGTTTAAACCTATTTATGAACAAAAAATTATAGATTTGGAAGTAAAAAAAGGTAAGGTAAATATTCCCGCTAAGACTTTATCAGATTCTTCTCTTTTTTCTTTAAGCGGAGATTTATATTATACACCTAATCAGTTTTATTCATTAAAAAATAGTTCTGAAGAGGTTTATGTTAAGGTGCCGGGTGATTTTTTAAGTAAGGATTTAGGGAATGTGTTTGGTTACGGATCTTACGGTTTAGAATTATATGGTATGGATCCGGGGACCATCTATGCAATTCATGTTCCCCATATTTTTAGCAGCTGCAGTATTGTAATAAATGGAATAGATCTTGAAAGTCAAGGACAACCCGGTATAGATCGGGAAACGGAAAGTCCGGGAACCAGATCTTCTCAAATAGCTTTTAGACCGCTAAAAGATGGAACAGCCAATATAGTTATAAATGTTTCCAATTTTTTTAACAATAAAGGTTATATTTCGGCTCCGATTATTTTGGGGGAAGCAGCTCAAATAGGGACAATGTTTAGAGAAGACTTGATTTTTTATGGTATGATATTTGCCGTGACTTTTTCGGTTGCCTTATTTTTCTTTATGCTCTCATTTTTTCATAAAAGTTCCTCCTTTGTAATTTGGTTTGCTTTGACATCTATGGTGCTGGCCTGGCGCGGGATTTTCTTTTATCCTCATATTTTTGTTATTTTATTTCCTAATACCCCGTGGTTATTTAATTTTATTATGAGGTATGTTACCGTGCCTCTGCCTATAATTTTATTTACGGTTTTTATAAGTACAGCTTTAAAATTGCGGTATAAGATTCCTTATATCATTATATTATCAGTATCGGTTTTATATGCGGTTTCCACCATAGTTCTTCCGCCTGAGGTTTCCACATTTTTATTGGTTTACTACCAAATTTTTGCTTTGTTTTGTGTAAGTTATATTATCATCATCGCAATAATAGGTTTGAAAAAGAAGAAAGAATTTTCCGTGTGGATATTTATTGCGACATCCGTATTATTTTTATTTGGTGTTTATGACCTATTGGTTTCTTTAGGTATTATACCGGGAGAATTTTTTATTCAGATAGGAACGGTTTTTGCAGTTATTATATTGTCGATAATGGTGTTGGATGACTATTCCGCTTCGATAAAGAAAATAGAAGACCTAAGTGTAGAAATGAAGCTTATAAACAGGTCTCTTATTCGGTTTGTGCCGGATCAAATTGTAGAACTTTTGAATAAAAAGTCCATAACTGATGTTAAACTGGGAGATAGTGTTGAGCTTACAATGCCCATACTTTCAATAGATATTCGCTCCTTTACTCACACTTCAGAAAAACTTGCTCCCAATCAAGTTTTTGAATTATTGAATGAGTATTTTGCATTGGTAGCTCCCATTGTTCGTAAATACAATGGTGTAATAACGAAGTACTTGGGAGACGGCTTTTTTGCTTTGTTTCCTGATGGTGCAAATGCTGCTCTTTTATGCGGAATAGCTATACAAAAGGCTATTCGAAATAACAGCATTGCAGCTCCTAATTCTTCTCCTTTAAGAATAGGTATAGGAATCGATATGGGAGATATTCTTTTAGGAACCATAGGTAACTCTACCCGTATGGATAGTATTATTATTTCCAATTCTTACCATGTTGCGGAAGTCTTGCAGGAGTCGACAAAAAAGTATTCTTCATGTATTATTATTTCCGATAGAATTTATGAGGCTCTTAATGATATTTCCGAGCATTATATCAGGCCCATACAAAGGGTTAAAAATTCATCGAACAAGGAAACTTTTTTGTATGAGGTTTATGATTGCGATGATGACCTTATTCGAGATTTAAAATACAGCACTCAGTCCTATATGGAAAGTGCTTTAAAGGCTTTATCGAATGAAGGACTTGAATCTGCCGCTAAATACTTTGATAAGGTTTTAGGTATATTCCCAAACGATTCTGTTGCTCTGTATTATAAAAAAATATTTGAAAAGATAAGTACGCGATAA
- a CDS encoding FAD-dependent oxidoreductase → MAKKVVIVGGVAGGASVAARVRRLDENAEVIMFEKGPNVSFSNCALPFFLSRIVPESEDLVLMTPEQFKKQYNIIAKTSHEVLSVDPSKKTVKVKDLNAGKEFEESYDVLVLSPGAAPVVPRAILGHDKPHVFTVRNVVDIKKLDDYVTAHNVKDIAVIGAGFIGIEVAENFKLAGKNVSLVEKLPQVMAPFDYDMAQILHKEIHDKGVNLVLGDGIKEIGDNFIVLESGKKLDAGVVVMSLGVRPEIALAQSAGVKLGDSGAILVDHNYRTNIEDIYAVGDAIEVNHFITNKKTRLTLAGPAQRQARAAADDMYGIPHRNTGVIGSAVIQCFDYNAACTGLNERECQAQGINYDCSYVIPGDKVGLMPDANPLFFKLIFAKPSGKILGAQAIGKGNVDKRIDVIASFIMLGGTLEDLKELELCYSPMFGTAKDIVNHAALVGLNILNGVYNQVPVTMVRELVESNAFIVDVREPKEFDAGHLVNAVNIPLSQLRERMSEIPKDKPVYVHCRSGQRSYNALCALKGKGYKNIVNIMGSFLGISVYEYFNDVSQNRKPIVTKYNFK, encoded by the coding sequence ATGGCAAAGAAAGTTGTAATTGTAGGAGGCGTAGCAGGCGGAGCTTCCGTCGCAGCAAGGGTTAGACGCTTGGATGAAAATGCTGAGGTCATTATGTTTGAAAAAGGCCCTAATGTATCTTTTTCAAATTGTGCCTTACCTTTTTTCTTAAGCAGGATTGTTCCGGAAAGTGAGGATCTTGTTTTGATGACTCCGGAACAGTTTAAAAAGCAATATAATATTATTGCAAAGACTTCGCATGAGGTTCTCTCGGTTGATCCGTCAAAAAAGACTGTAAAGGTAAAAGATTTAAATGCCGGAAAAGAATTTGAAGAGTCTTATGATGTGTTGGTGCTTTCACCGGGTGCTGCTCCTGTTGTTCCTCGGGCCATCCTTGGACATGATAAGCCCCATGTCTTTACTGTAAGGAATGTTGTGGATATTAAAAAACTTGATGATTATGTTACCGCTCACAATGTAAAAGACATAGCCGTTATCGGTGCAGGTTTTATCGGTATTGAAGTTGCAGAAAATTTTAAGCTTGCAGGTAAAAACGTTTCTCTTGTAGAAAAGCTTCCTCAAGTTATGGCTCCCTTCGATTATGATATGGCCCAAATTCTTCATAAAGAAATACACGACAAGGGTGTAAACTTGGTTTTAGGTGACGGAATAAAAGAAATCGGAGATAACTTCATTGTTCTTGAGAGCGGCAAAAAACTTGATGCCGGTGTTGTAGTTATGTCTTTGGGTGTGCGTCCCGAAATTGCCTTAGCTCAAAGTGCAGGTGTAAAGCTAGGAGATTCCGGGGCTATTTTGGTTGATCATAATTACCGCACCAATATAGAAGATATTTATGCTGTAGGTGATGCTATCGAAGTAAATCATTTTATAACAAACAAAAAGACAAGGCTTACTCTTGCCGGTCCTGCTCAAAGACAGGCTAGGGCTGCTGCAGACGATATGTACGGCATTCCCCATAGAAATACCGGAGTTATCGGTTCTGCCGTTATTCAATGTTTTGATTATAATGCCGCATGTACAGGTCTTAATGAAAGAGAGTGTCAGGCTCAGGGAATTAACTATGACTGTTCTTATGTTATTCCGGGAGACAAGGTTGGCCTCATGCCTGATGCAAATCCCCTCTTCTTTAAGCTGATCTTTGCTAAGCCTTCGGGAAAGATTTTAGGTGCACAGGCTATCGGTAAGGGAAATGTAGATAAGCGTATAGATGTTATAGCTTCGTTTATCATGCTGGGCGGAACTTTGGAAGATCTAAAAGAGTTGGAGCTTTGTTATTCTCCTATGTTCGGTACTGCAAAAGATATTGTAAACCATGCAGCTCTTGTAGGTTTAAATATTTTAAACGGTGTTTATAATCAGGTTCCCGTTACAATGGTGAGAGAGCTTGTCGAGTCAAATGCCTTTATTGTTGATGTGCGAGAGCCCAAGGAATTTGATGCAGGTCATCTTGTAAATGCTGTAAATATTCCTTTGAGTCAACTGCGTGAAAGAATGAGTGAGATTCCGAAAGATAAACCCGTATATGTACATTGCCGCTCCGGTCAAAGAAGTTATAATGCTCTTTGTGCTTTGAAGGGCAAGGGTTATAAAAATATAGTAAACATTATGGGCTCATTCTTAGGCATCAGTGTTTACGAATATTTTAATGATGTTAGTCAAAATAGAAAGCCGATAGTGACTAAATATAATTTTAAATAG
- a CDS encoding APC family permease has protein sequence MEEKKIPANVKGLSKFDVLNLVIGSIIGWGSFILPGTLFLPTSGVINTVLGLVIGGLFIIVIQKAYQVMLYHHVGEGGEFSYTLANMGKVHGFIVGWSLSLCYLSMIPLNATAYVLILRKIFGEVILWGYMYDFGPTSVYLADILIASAPIIIFTIINLRGLSLSAKIQNIMSSALVLIVIVLFFIIMGKSDLKVFSDNYLGLDKISLAKTASIIAIIPFLFVGFDVVPQVSCDLGFPPSKTHLPTIISIVFGILLYSLLNMIGAFSYGPEEAAKVEWAVASSVTSTTGSIGFFFLLIAIFSAVTGGINGFMISSSKLLGALSNEKLSPAFLGKKNDKNLYPNAILFIAGISLIGPWIGREVIILIVDMASVLAALAYTYVGMIGIRKGKNLFEKIMCAFSGLIGLVFIGLLLIPGSPAQLTKESMFFLIAWTFLGFLFYRFGTRRNEKSKE, from the coding sequence TTGGAAGAAAAAAAAATACCGGCAAATGTAAAGGGGTTATCAAAATTCGATGTTTTAAATCTTGTAATAGGTTCTATTATCGGATGGGGCTCCTTTATTTTGCCGGGGACTCTTTTTTTACCTACTTCGGGGGTTATAAATACCGTCCTCGGTCTTGTGATAGGCGGCCTTTTTATTATTGTTATACAAAAGGCTTATCAGGTTATGCTGTATCATCATGTGGGCGAAGGAGGTGAGTTTTCCTATACCTTGGCAAATATGGGAAAGGTTCATGGGTTTATTGTAGGCTGGTCGTTAAGTCTTTGTTATTTGAGTATGATTCCTTTAAATGCAACCGCCTATGTGCTTATACTGCGTAAGATTTTTGGGGAGGTGATTTTATGGGGTTATATGTATGATTTCGGCCCTACAAGTGTTTATCTTGCCGATATTCTTATCGCCTCCGCTCCCATTATTATTTTTACTATAATCAATTTAAGAGGGCTTTCATTAAGTGCAAAGATACAAAATATTATGAGTTCTGCCCTTGTGCTGATTGTTATAGTATTGTTTTTTATAATTATGGGTAAAAGCGATTTAAAGGTCTTTTCGGATAATTACTTGGGATTGGATAAAATATCCTTGGCAAAAACCGCATCGATAATAGCTATAATTCCTTTTTTGTTTGTGGGCTTTGATGTGGTTCCGCAAGTGTCCTGTGATTTGGGTTTTCCGCCATCTAAGACGCATTTGCCTACGATTATTTCCATAGTATTCGGCATTTTGCTGTACAGCCTTTTAAATATGATAGGAGCTTTTAGCTATGGTCCTGAGGAAGCGGCTAAGGTTGAGTGGGCCGTTGCCTCATCGGTTACAAGTACGACAGGCTCTATCGGTTTTTTCTTTTTGCTTATCGCAATTTTTTCGGCTGTTACCGGCGGTATAAACGGTTTTATGATAAGCAGCAGCAAATTGCTTGGTGCCTTATCGAATGAAAAATTGTCTCCGGCATTTTTGGGTAAAAAGAACGATAAGAATTTATATCCGAATGCAATTTTGTTTATTGCCGGGATAAGTTTAATAGGTCCGTGGATAGGAAGAGAAGTAATTATTTTGATTGTGGATATGGCCTCTGTATTGGCTGCCTTGGCCTATACCTATGTCGGTATGATAGGAATTAGAAAAGGCAAAAACTTATTTGAAAAAATAATGTGTGCTTTTTCGGGGCTTATCGGTTTGGTATTTATAGGCCTTCTTTTAATTCCCGGGTCTCCTGCACAGCTGACAAAGGAGTCAATGTTTTTTTTGATAGCTTGGACGTTTCTGGGCTTTTTATTTTATAGATTCGGTACTCGCCGAAATGAAAAAAGTAAAGAATAG
- a CDS encoding YeeE/YedE family protein has translation MKKIENIIGFAVLILSIVLGSALLKTDMLFFRWVIGMAFGYVLTRSFFGFAGSINRAYRTGSTKLMRALMLMFVLSAILTSAFLMFGDVKVYNLWINPINLGLIVGGILFGFGMSYSSCCATGTLTDLVTGLPRALITLLFFGIGVFVGFPLQARQSWIKESWFKSGTGRGVFLPDLFASEGKSGYLGAIILTALLAGIVVVISYMYESKRKKNNQYSGVGSEQDQDAVKELDTHNYKLFSETTYKKIFVEPWSLTMGAVLLSVLFTLLMGVTKAGWGASGPFGFWFGRLLKFFGMSVDSIVAFTGGKPVPYTMPFFENPSFVQNIGIIVGTLICLLLAGSFTESFKSELKIKAKDVLIFAIGGFAMGFGTRLSNGCNVGALYTPIANFSLSGWIFLICLVAGGSLGNYTLTMLNKKR, from the coding sequence ATGAAAAAAATCGAAAACATTATCGGTTTTGCAGTGCTTATTTTGAGCATTGTTTTGGGATCCGCTCTATTGAAGACGGATATGTTGTTTTTTAGATGGGTTATAGGAATGGCCTTCGGTTATGTTTTGACCCGTTCTTTTTTCGGCTTTGCAGGAAGTATCAACAGAGCATATCGAACCGGCTCGACAAAACTTATGAGGGCTTTGATGCTGATGTTTGTACTTTCTGCAATTCTCACTTCAGCCTTTCTTATGTTTGGCGATGTTAAGGTTTATAACCTTTGGATTAACCCTATTAACTTGGGGCTAATTGTCGGCGGTATTCTCTTCGGTTTTGGTATGAGTTATTCTTCTTGCTGTGCTACAGGAACTCTTACTGACTTGGTTACAGGTTTACCGCGAGCACTTATTACTCTTCTATTTTTTGGAATAGGTGTTTTTGTGGGCTTCCCCCTTCAAGCCAGACAGTCTTGGATTAAGGAATCTTGGTTTAAAAGCGGAACAGGCCGCGGCGTTTTTTTACCGGACTTGTTTGCTTCTGAAGGAAAGAGCGGTTATTTAGGTGCAATTATTTTAACAGCCTTGCTTGCCGGTATTGTTGTTGTCATTTCATACATGTATGAAAGCAAAAGAAAAAAGAATAATCAATATTCAGGTGTAGGTTCAGAACAGGATCAGGATGCTGTAAAGGAACTTGATACTCATAATTATAAATTGTTTAGTGAAACAACTTATAAAAAAATCTTTGTCGAGCCCTGGTCTTTAACTATGGGTGCTGTTTTGCTGTCTGTTTTGTTTACACTTTTAATGGGAGTTACAAAGGCCGGTTGGGGTGCTTCAGGACCTTTCGGTTTTTGGTTTGGAAGATTGTTAAAGTTTTTTGGAATGAGTGTTGATTCCATTGTTGCCTTTACAGGAGGTAAACCAGTCCCTTATACAATGCCTTTCTTTGAGAATCCTTCTTTTGTACAAAATATAGGAATCATTGTAGGAACATTGATCTGCCTTCTTCTTGCAGGAAGCTTTACTGAGAGCTTTAAGTCCGAGTTAAAAATTAAGGCTAAAGATGTTTTGATTTTTGCAATCGGAGGTTTTGCAATGGGCTTCGGAACAAGGTTATCAAACGGATGTAATGTCGGTGCCTTGTATACCCCAATTGCAAACTTTTCGCTTTCAGGATGGATATTCTTAATTTGTCTTGTTGCGGGCGGTTCTTTAGGAAACTATACTCTCACAATGCTTAATAAAAAGAGATAA